The Salvelinus sp. IW2-2015 unplaced genomic scaffold, ASM291031v2 Un_scaffold1098, whole genome shotgun sequence genome contains a region encoding:
- the clint1b gene encoding clathrin interactor 1 isoform X2: MLNMWKVRELVDKATNVVMNYSEIESKVREATNDDSWGPSGQLMGEIAKSTFMYEQFPEVMNMLWTRMLKDNKKNWRRVYKALLLLAYLIRNGSERVVTSAREHIYDLRSLENYHFVDESGKDQGINVRQKVKEMVEFVQDDDRLREERKKAKKNKDKYIGVSSDSTGGGFGKTSPGEMFDSEPKGKWDEDWDKSKGAFPFSEKLGEISDKIGSTIDDTINKFRKKERDDSPDRISDNEEDRVSRNGRPLSGSGSLSGVEFKDEEETVTTKSIQITQATETTTTTTRKRGGVPSKTVDLGAAAHYTGDRSSLDADDAKTSVSQTSSSGLADLLMVDSGSSQAAPAGGSSDLIGGFADFSSPAASASLPSSAGPGSNGNGEFGDWNAFSSPPATTTPSQPITHLFGSIQPPPASAPTPPSAELFDLMGSNRTSLSASQSMTFSMCGTQSVGAANTGLPISRSQNFGPMQGGLLPQHMGLQKPSLPPTWSDPSVNISLDFLSPGMQSANYPLLPGVQSPINLAQSFGGLNMNIQPTATPIRPPTNPMMPVRAIGLGMPPTMATGTMGMGAVGMGGMPVNQGIMGMNLGVAPSGMGLQGTLGMPGMGMGQXMVNTAMMQPKQDAFANFVNFGK; this comes from the exons CACTAATGTGGTGATGAACTACTCTGAGATCGAGTCCAAGGTGCGAGAGGCCACCAACGATGACTCCTGGGGTCCCTCTGGACAGCTCATGGGAGAGATCGCCAA ATCCACGTTCATGTACGAGCAGTTCCCCGAGGTCATGAACATGCTGTGGACCAGAATGCTGAAAGACAACAAGAAGAACTGGAGGAGAGTTTACAAG GCCTTACTACTACTTGCATACCTCATCAGGAACGGATCGGAGCGAGTTGTCACCAGTGCGAGGGAACACATCTACGACCTTCGCTCCTTGGAAAACTACCATTTTGTCG ATGAGAGTGGGAAGGACCAGGGCATCAACGTGCGTCAGAAggtgaaggagatggtggagtttGTCCAGGATGACGACCGGCTccgggaggagaggaagaaagccaAGAAGAACAAGGACAAGTACATCGGCGTGTCCTCGGACAGCACTGGAGGAGGATTCGGCAAGACCAGCC CGGGCGAAATGTTTGACTCGGAGCCCAAAGGGAAGTGGGATGAGGACTGGGACAAGAGCAAAGGAGCCTTCCCCTTCAGCGAGAAGCTGGGAGAGATCAGCGACAAGATCGGCAGCACCATCGACGACACCATTAACAAGTTCcgcaagaaggagagggatgactCGCCCGACAGAATCAG TGACAACGAGGAGGACAGGGTATCGCGGAACGGCCGGCCGTTGTCGGGGTCAGGGAGTCTGTCGGGGGTGGAGTTCAAAGACGAGGAGGAGACTGTTACGACCAAGAGCATCCAGATCACCCAGGCAACagagaccaccaccaccaccacacgcaAACGGGGCGGCGTCCCSTCCAAAACCGTGGACCTGGGGGCCGCYGCCCACTACACAGGGGACAGGAGCAGTCTGGACGCAGACGACGCAAAG ACGTCGGTCAGCCAGACTTCAAGCAGTGGCCTTGCAGACCTTCTGATGGTGGACTCTGGGTCCAGTCAGGCGGCACCAGCAG GTGGAAGTTCAGACCTCATCGGTGGCTTTGCTGACTTCTCCTCCCCAGCTGCCTCAGCCAGTCTCCCTTCATCAGCCG GGCCAGGGTCCAATGGGAACGGTGAGTTTGGGGACTGGAATGCGTTCTCCAGTCCTCCGGCCACCACCACTCCGTCTCAGCCAATCACACACCTGTTTGGTAGCATCCAGCCTCCCCCAGCCTCGGCCCCCACCCCGCCATCAGCTGAGCTCTTTGACCTAATGGGCTCCAATCGTACCTCCCTCAGCGCCTCCCAAAGCATGACCTTCTCCATGTGTGGTACCCAGAGTGTKGGCGCCGCCAACACCGGCCTGCCCATCTCCAGATCACAG AACTTTGGGCCAATGCAGGGGGGCTTATTGCCGCAGCACATGGGACTCCAGAagccctccctcccccccacaTGGTCGGACCCCAGCGTCAACATCAGCCTGGACTTCCTGTCTCCTGGTATGCAGTCGGCCAACT ATCCCCTGCTTCCAGGAGTCCAGTCACCCATCAACCTGGCTCAGAGTTTTGGAGGCCTGAATATGAACATCCAGCCCACAGCCACACCCATCAGACCGCCGACCAACCCCATGATGCCCGTCAGGGCCATAGGCCTGGGCATGCCTCCCACCATGGCAACGGGTACCATGGGGATGGGCGCCGTGGGAATGGGAGGAATGCCTGTCAATCAGGGAATCATGGGAATGAACCTGGGCGTGGCCCCCTCAGGCATGGGCCTGCAAGGCACCCTGGGTATGCCAGGAATGGGCATGGGGCAGYCCATGGTCAACACTGCCATGATGCAACCCAAACAAGATGCCTTCGCAAACTTCGTCAACTTCGGGAAATGA
- the clint1b gene encoding clathrin interactor 1 isoform X1 translates to MLNMWKVRELVDKATNVVMNYSEIESKVREATNDDSWGPSGQLMGEIAKSTFMYEQFPEVMNMLWTRMLKDNKKNWRRVYKALLLLAYLIRNGSERVVTSAREHIYDLRSLENYHFVDESGKDQGINVRQKVKEMVEFVQDDDRLREERKKAKKNKDKYIGVSSDSTGGGFGKTSPGEMFDSEPKGKWDEDWDKSKGAFPFSEKLGEISDKIGSTIDDTINKFRKKERDDSPDRISDNEEDRVSRNGRPLSGSGSLSGVEFKDEEETVTTKSIQITQATETTTTTTRKRGGVPSKTVDLGAAAHYTGDRSSLDADDAKTSVSQTSSSGLADLLMVDSGSSQAAPAGGSSDLIGGFADFSSPAASASLPSSAGPGSNGNGEFGDWNAFSSPPATTTPSQPITHLFGSIQPPPASAPTPPSAELFDLMGSNRTSLSASQSMTFSMCGTQSVGAANTGLPISRSQNFGPMQGGLLPQHMGLQKPSLPPTWSDPSVNISLDFLSPGMQSANCKPSLNMLQQDPLLPGVQSPINLAQSFGGLNMNIQPTATPIRPPTNPMMPVRAIGLGMPPTMATGTMGMGAVGMGGMPVNQGIMGMNLGVAPSGMGLQGTLGMPGMGMGQXMVNTAMMQPKQDAFANFVNFGK, encoded by the exons CACTAATGTGGTGATGAACTACTCTGAGATCGAGTCCAAGGTGCGAGAGGCCACCAACGATGACTCCTGGGGTCCCTCTGGACAGCTCATGGGAGAGATCGCCAA ATCCACGTTCATGTACGAGCAGTTCCCCGAGGTCATGAACATGCTGTGGACCAGAATGCTGAAAGACAACAAGAAGAACTGGAGGAGAGTTTACAAG GCCTTACTACTACTTGCATACCTCATCAGGAACGGATCGGAGCGAGTTGTCACCAGTGCGAGGGAACACATCTACGACCTTCGCTCCTTGGAAAACTACCATTTTGTCG ATGAGAGTGGGAAGGACCAGGGCATCAACGTGCGTCAGAAggtgaaggagatggtggagtttGTCCAGGATGACGACCGGCTccgggaggagaggaagaaagccaAGAAGAACAAGGACAAGTACATCGGCGTGTCCTCGGACAGCACTGGAGGAGGATTCGGCAAGACCAGCC CGGGCGAAATGTTTGACTCGGAGCCCAAAGGGAAGTGGGATGAGGACTGGGACAAGAGCAAAGGAGCCTTCCCCTTCAGCGAGAAGCTGGGAGAGATCAGCGACAAGATCGGCAGCACCATCGACGACACCATTAACAAGTTCcgcaagaaggagagggatgactCGCCCGACAGAATCAG TGACAACGAGGAGGACAGGGTATCGCGGAACGGCCGGCCGTTGTCGGGGTCAGGGAGTCTGTCGGGGGTGGAGTTCAAAGACGAGGAGGAGACTGTTACGACCAAGAGCATCCAGATCACCCAGGCAACagagaccaccaccaccaccacacgcaAACGGGGCGGCGTCCCSTCCAAAACCGTGGACCTGGGGGCCGCYGCCCACTACACAGGGGACAGGAGCAGTCTGGACGCAGACGACGCAAAG ACGTCGGTCAGCCAGACTTCAAGCAGTGGCCTTGCAGACCTTCTGATGGTGGACTCTGGGTCCAGTCAGGCGGCACCAGCAG GTGGAAGTTCAGACCTCATCGGTGGCTTTGCTGACTTCTCCTCCCCAGCTGCCTCAGCCAGTCTCCCTTCATCAGCCG GGCCAGGGTCCAATGGGAACGGTGAGTTTGGGGACTGGAATGCGTTCTCCAGTCCTCCGGCCACCACCACTCCGTCTCAGCCAATCACACACCTGTTTGGTAGCATCCAGCCTCCCCCAGCCTCGGCCCCCACCCCGCCATCAGCTGAGCTCTTTGACCTAATGGGCTCCAATCGTACCTCCCTCAGCGCCTCCCAAAGCATGACCTTCTCCATGTGTGGTACCCAGAGTGTKGGCGCCGCCAACACCGGCCTGCCCATCTCCAGATCACAG AACTTTGGGCCAATGCAGGGGGGCTTATTGCCGCAGCACATGGGACTCCAGAagccctccctcccccccacaTGGTCGGACCCCAGCGTCAACATCAGCCTGGACTTCCTGTCTCCTGGTATGCAGTCGGCCAACTGTAAGCCAAGCCTCAATATGTTACAGCAAG ATCCCCTGCTTCCAGGAGTCCAGTCACCCATCAACCTGGCTCAGAGTTTTGGAGGCCTGAATATGAACATCCAGCCCACAGCCACACCCATCAGACCGCCGACCAACCCCATGATGCCCGTCAGGGCCATAGGCCTGGGCATGCCTCCCACCATGGCAACGGGTACCATGGGGATGGGCGCCGTGGGAATGGGAGGAATGCCTGTCAATCAGGGAATCATGGGAATGAACCTGGGCGTGGCCCCCTCAGGCATGGGCCTGCAAGGCACCCTGGGTATGCCAGGAATGGGCATGGGGCAGYCCATGGTCAACACTGCCATGATGCAACCCAAACAAGATGCCTTCGCAAACTTCGTCAACTTCGGGAAATGA
- the clint1b gene encoding clathrin interactor 1 isoform X3 — protein sequence MLNMWKVRELVDKATNVVMNYSEIESKVREATNDDSWGPSGQLMGEIAKSTFMYEQFPEVMNMLWTRMLKDNKKNWRRVYKALLLLAYLIRNGSERVVTSAREHIYDLRSLENYHFVDESGKDQGINVRQKVKEMVEFVQDDDRLREERKKAKKNKDKYIGVSSDSTGGGFGKTSPGEMFDSEPKGKWDEDWDKSKGAFPFSEKLGEISDKIGSTIDDTINKFRKKERDDSPDRISDNEEDRVSRNGRPLSGSGSLSGVEFKDEEETVTTKSIQITQATETTTTTTRKRGGVPSKTVDLGAAAHYTGDRSSLDADDAKTSVSQTSSSGLADLLMVDSGSSQAAPAGPGSNGNGEFGDWNAFSSPPATTTPSQPITHLFGSIQPPPASAPTPPSAELFDLMGSNRTSLSASQSMTFSMCGTQSVGAANTGLPISRSQNFGPMQGGLLPQHMGLQKPSLPPTWSDPSVNISLDFLSPGMQSANCKPSLNMLQQDPLLPGVQSPINLAQSFGGLNMNIQPTATPIRPPTNPMMPVRAIGLGMPPTMATGTMGMGAVGMGGMPVNQGIMGMNLGVAPSGMGLQGTLGMPGMGMGQXMVNTAMMQPKQDAFANFVNFGK from the exons CACTAATGTGGTGATGAACTACTCTGAGATCGAGTCCAAGGTGCGAGAGGCCACCAACGATGACTCCTGGGGTCCCTCTGGACAGCTCATGGGAGAGATCGCCAA ATCCACGTTCATGTACGAGCAGTTCCCCGAGGTCATGAACATGCTGTGGACCAGAATGCTGAAAGACAACAAGAAGAACTGGAGGAGAGTTTACAAG GCCTTACTACTACTTGCATACCTCATCAGGAACGGATCGGAGCGAGTTGTCACCAGTGCGAGGGAACACATCTACGACCTTCGCTCCTTGGAAAACTACCATTTTGTCG ATGAGAGTGGGAAGGACCAGGGCATCAACGTGCGTCAGAAggtgaaggagatggtggagtttGTCCAGGATGACGACCGGCTccgggaggagaggaagaaagccaAGAAGAACAAGGACAAGTACATCGGCGTGTCCTCGGACAGCACTGGAGGAGGATTCGGCAAGACCAGCC CGGGCGAAATGTTTGACTCGGAGCCCAAAGGGAAGTGGGATGAGGACTGGGACAAGAGCAAAGGAGCCTTCCCCTTCAGCGAGAAGCTGGGAGAGATCAGCGACAAGATCGGCAGCACCATCGACGACACCATTAACAAGTTCcgcaagaaggagagggatgactCGCCCGACAGAATCAG TGACAACGAGGAGGACAGGGTATCGCGGAACGGCCGGCCGTTGTCGGGGTCAGGGAGTCTGTCGGGGGTGGAGTTCAAAGACGAGGAGGAGACTGTTACGACCAAGAGCATCCAGATCACCCAGGCAACagagaccaccaccaccaccacacgcaAACGGGGCGGCGTCCCSTCCAAAACCGTGGACCTGGGGGCCGCYGCCCACTACACAGGGGACAGGAGCAGTCTGGACGCAGACGACGCAAAG ACGTCGGTCAGCCAGACTTCAAGCAGTGGCCTTGCAGACCTTCTGATGGTGGACTCTGGGTCCAGTCAGGCGGCACCAGCAG GGCCAGGGTCCAATGGGAACGGTGAGTTTGGGGACTGGAATGCGTTCTCCAGTCCTCCGGCCACCACCACTCCGTCTCAGCCAATCACACACCTGTTTGGTAGCATCCAGCCTCCCCCAGCCTCGGCCCCCACCCCGCCATCAGCTGAGCTCTTTGACCTAATGGGCTCCAATCGTACCTCCCTCAGCGCCTCCCAAAGCATGACCTTCTCCATGTGTGGTACCCAGAGTGTKGGCGCCGCCAACACCGGCCTGCCCATCTCCAGATCACAG AACTTTGGGCCAATGCAGGGGGGCTTATTGCCGCAGCACATGGGACTCCAGAagccctccctcccccccacaTGGTCGGACCCCAGCGTCAACATCAGCCTGGACTTCCTGTCTCCTGGTATGCAGTCGGCCAACTGTAAGCCAAGCCTCAATATGTTACAGCAAG ATCCCCTGCTTCCAGGAGTCCAGTCACCCATCAACCTGGCTCAGAGTTTTGGAGGCCTGAATATGAACATCCAGCCCACAGCCACACCCATCAGACCGCCGACCAACCCCATGATGCCCGTCAGGGCCATAGGCCTGGGCATGCCTCCCACCATGGCAACGGGTACCATGGGGATGGGCGCCGTGGGAATGGGAGGAATGCCTGTCAATCAGGGAATCATGGGAATGAACCTGGGCGTGGCCCCCTCAGGCATGGGCCTGCAAGGCACCCTGGGTATGCCAGGAATGGGCATGGGGCAGYCCATGGTCAACACTGCCATGATGCAACCCAAACAAGATGCCTTCGCAAACTTCGTCAACTTCGGGAAATGA